In one Mycobacterium sp. NBC_00419 genomic region, the following are encoded:
- a CDS encoding acyl-CoA synthetase has product MYPGTHAATAPERPAIVMAESGEVVTYGQLDENSARVAAALRQLGLGVGDVIAVLSDNGSTPLEIYWAAIRSGLYVTFVNWHLSAPEAAYIVEDSGAKVVFTSAGVATLGEEVVALVPQVAHWYAFDGEVEGHSSYADLLAQAGPRLIDQPRGSELLYSSGTTGRPKGIKPRLLPIQVDEPGDNFTALLSHGFGICADDVYLSPAPVYHAAPLKWCAAVHALGGTVVMMKRFDAEAALAAIQRYRVTVLQMVPTMFVRLLQLPEETRVGYDVSSLRLAVHAGAPCPPDVKDAMIDWWGPILAEYYGATEGHGVTLIDTAQWRQKRGSVGKAALGIVHVCDDDGNELATGQPGVVYFERDEPVFVYHNDPEKTSGSRHPRHENWSTVGDIGYLDEDGYLFLTDRKAFMIISGGVNIYPQEVENILAMHPQIHDVAVIGVPHAEMGQEVKAVVQLRNGETPSEYLAAEIIDYVRERLAHFKAPRTVDFIDDMPRSAAGKLVKRTLQDRYAEVGR; this is encoded by the coding sequence ATGTATCCAGGAACTCACGCCGCCACCGCGCCCGAGCGTCCGGCGATCGTCATGGCCGAGTCCGGTGAGGTCGTCACCTACGGCCAGCTGGATGAGAATTCCGCCCGCGTGGCAGCGGCACTACGTCAGCTGGGTCTCGGCGTTGGTGACGTCATTGCCGTCCTGTCCGACAATGGGTCAACACCTCTCGAAATATATTGGGCAGCAATACGTTCCGGCCTCTACGTGACCTTCGTCAATTGGCATCTCTCGGCGCCCGAGGCGGCCTACATCGTCGAGGACAGCGGAGCGAAGGTGGTCTTCACCTCCGCCGGCGTGGCAACTCTCGGCGAGGAAGTCGTCGCCCTGGTGCCTCAGGTGGCTCATTGGTACGCCTTTGACGGCGAGGTCGAGGGACACAGCTCCTACGCCGACCTGCTGGCTCAGGCGGGCCCGCGTTTGATCGACCAGCCCCGTGGCTCGGAGCTTCTGTACTCCTCCGGTACGACCGGACGGCCGAAGGGGATAAAGCCGCGGCTGCTCCCGATTCAGGTAGACGAACCCGGCGACAACTTCACCGCGTTGCTGTCACACGGATTTGGCATCTGCGCCGACGACGTCTACCTCTCGCCCGCGCCGGTCTACCACGCCGCGCCGTTGAAGTGGTGTGCTGCCGTGCACGCACTCGGCGGAACGGTCGTGATGATGAAGAGGTTTGACGCTGAGGCCGCGCTCGCGGCGATTCAGCGATACCGGGTCACGGTGCTGCAGATGGTACCCACCATGTTCGTCCGCCTGCTGCAGTTGCCCGAGGAAACTCGTGTGGGCTACGACGTTTCGTCATTACGCCTGGCGGTGCACGCGGGGGCGCCCTGCCCGCCGGACGTCAAGGACGCGATGATCGACTGGTGGGGGCCGATCCTTGCCGAGTACTACGGTGCGACGGAGGGTCACGGTGTCACCCTGATCGACACCGCCCAGTGGCGACAGAAGCGCGGATCGGTCGGCAAGGCGGCGCTAGGCATCGTGCACGTCTGTGACGACGACGGCAACGAGTTGGCCACCGGCCAGCCTGGGGTCGTCTACTTCGAACGCGACGAACCGGTGTTCGTCTACCACAACGATCCAGAGAAGACATCGGGGTCGCGGCATCCCCGGCACGAAAACTGGTCCACGGTAGGCGATATCGGCTACCTCGACGAGGACGGCTATCTCTTCCTCACCGACCGCAAGGCCTTCATGATCATCTCCGGTGGTGTGAACATCTATCCACAAGAGGTCGAAAACATCCTTGCCATGCACCCGCAGATCCACGACGTCGCGGTGATCGGCGTGCCCCATGCCGAGATGGGGCAGGAGGTCAAGGCGGTCGTTCAATTGCGCAACGGCGAAACGCCGTCGGAATACCTTGCCGCCGAGATCATCGACTACGTCCGGGAGCGGCTGGCCCACTTCAAGGCACCGCGCACGGTGGACTTCATCGACGACATGCCGCGTTCAGCCGCCGGCAAACTGGTCAAACGCACACTGCAGGATCGATACGCGGAGGTAGGACGATGA
- a CDS encoding cytochrome P450, giving the protein MTVGVAAARAYDPVSISPLSFWAGTAEAREESFKILRDERPLSWHPPLAGALMSPEIEGIWVVTRHEDIAYVSKHPELFCSGRGVQSEAVPEEMLEAAESFLGMDGVSHSSLRKLISSVFTPRQVAKIQDQIKNQAKTIVDELLQTKEGDFVEQVSKRLPMWTIYEMMGLPKEMRDEAAHHADGMVSWADEDVAAGRESGEVLSDSLVGLLTAGLELAEMRRSHPTSDLMSQLVQAEVDGRKLTDEELGAFFVLLSVAGNDTTRNTMTLTTLALQQFPDQRQLLVQDYDGLIKPAMEEFVRWVTPVMTFRRTVTQDTELHGQQIEEGDWVMMMYSSANRDERVFTDPYTFDIARKPNNHLGFGGGGPHFCMGSFLAKMQLEAFFRELIFRAPNLRVGEPEYLVGNFVRAAKSMPYTLD; this is encoded by the coding sequence ATGACCGTCGGAGTGGCTGCGGCCCGTGCGTACGATCCGGTCAGCATCTCACCGCTGAGCTTTTGGGCGGGCACCGCCGAGGCGCGCGAGGAGTCGTTCAAGATACTGCGGGACGAGCGGCCGCTGAGCTGGCACCCGCCGCTGGCGGGGGCGCTGATGTCACCCGAGATCGAGGGAATCTGGGTGGTGACTCGGCACGAGGACATCGCCTATGTGAGCAAGCATCCCGAATTGTTCTGCTCTGGCAGAGGGGTTCAGAGCGAAGCGGTTCCGGAAGAGATGCTGGAGGCGGCCGAGTCCTTCCTCGGCATGGATGGGGTGAGCCACTCAAGCCTGCGCAAACTGATCAGTTCGGTGTTCACGCCACGACAGGTCGCCAAGATTCAGGACCAGATCAAGAACCAGGCGAAGACCATCGTCGACGAACTGCTGCAGACCAAAGAGGGCGACTTCGTCGAGCAGGTCTCCAAGCGGCTGCCGATGTGGACCATCTACGAGATGATGGGCCTGCCAAAGGAAATGCGCGACGAGGCCGCGCACCATGCCGATGGCATGGTGTCATGGGCCGACGAAGACGTTGCCGCTGGGCGGGAGTCGGGCGAGGTGCTCAGCGATTCGCTCGTCGGTCTCTTGACGGCGGGTCTGGAACTGGCCGAGATGCGGCGCTCGCACCCGACGTCCGACCTGATGTCCCAGCTGGTGCAGGCCGAGGTCGACGGCCGCAAACTCACCGACGAGGAACTCGGCGCATTCTTCGTGCTGCTGTCGGTCGCCGGAAACGACACCACCCGCAACACGATGACCCTGACGACGCTTGCACTGCAGCAGTTTCCCGATCAACGGCAGCTGTTGGTGCAGGACTACGACGGACTTATCAAGCCGGCCATGGAGGAGTTCGTGCGCTGGGTGACGCCGGTGATGACCTTCCGCCGCACCGTGACCCAGGACACCGAGCTGCATGGGCAGCAGATCGAGGAAGGCGATTGGGTCATGATGATGTACTCGTCAGCCAACCGCGATGAGCGGGTGTTCACCGATCCGTACACCTTCGACATTGCGCGAAAGCCGAACAACCACCTCGGTTTCGGCGGTGGCGGGCCGCACTTCTGCATGGGTAGCTTCCTGGCCAAGATGCAGCTCGAGGCGTTCTTCCGGGAGCTGATCTTCCGGGCGCCAAACCTGCGGGTCGGCGAACCGGAGTATCTCGTCGGCAATTTCGTGCGTGCGGCGAAGTCCATGCCCTACACCCTCGATTAG
- a CDS encoding coniferyl-alcohol dehydrogenase, with translation MTDFQGKRFVVTGAASGIGNAVAQRLLAAGAEVTSLDRNTPTAAVTRHLEVDLANPRSIDAALEQLDGTYDGLLNVAGIPGTAPADLVIAVNTLAVRHLTEALFERLNPGGSVVIVSSTAGFGWPARLETIRDLLATDTFEEGAAWFKANPQQGNAYNFSKEATTVYTMTMGLAVVEMGLRINAVLPGPVETPILVDFEESMGKDNLDGVKELLGRHATPDDIASAVLFLASDEARWVNGHALIVDGGISGAVLSGVVPAPEI, from the coding sequence ATGACTGACTTCCAAGGAAAGCGCTTCGTGGTCACCGGCGCCGCGTCCGGCATCGGCAACGCTGTGGCGCAGCGTCTCCTCGCCGCAGGTGCGGAGGTGACGTCGCTGGACCGCAACACCCCGACCGCCGCCGTGACCCGCCACCTCGAGGTAGACCTCGCCAATCCCCGCAGCATCGACGCTGCCCTCGAGCAACTCGATGGGACATACGACGGACTGTTGAACGTCGCAGGCATTCCCGGCACTGCTCCGGCCGATCTTGTGATCGCGGTCAACACTCTGGCCGTTCGCCATCTCACGGAGGCGCTCTTCGAACGCCTCAACCCAGGCGGCTCCGTGGTGATCGTCTCCTCGACAGCCGGTTTCGGTTGGCCCGCACGGCTGGAGACCATCCGCGACTTGCTGGCCACCGACACCTTCGAAGAAGGCGCGGCCTGGTTCAAGGCCAACCCGCAGCAGGGCAACGCCTACAACTTCTCCAAGGAGGCCACCACTGTCTACACCATGACGATGGGTCTTGCCGTGGTCGAGATGGGTCTGCGGATCAACGCGGTGCTGCCCGGTCCGGTGGAGACCCCGATTCTGGTGGACTTCGAGGAGTCGATGGGCAAGGACAACCTCGACGGTGTCAAGGAACTCCTCGGCCGGCATGCGACCCCGGACGATATCGCCTCGGCCGTGCTGTTTCTGGCCTCCGACGAAGCGCGGTGGGTCAACGGGCACGCGCTGATCGTCGACGGTGGGATCAGCGGCGCTGTACTCTCCGGTGTCGTTCCCGCGCCCGAGATCTGA
- a CDS encoding SDR family oxidoreductase, which translates to MAGLDGRVVIITGAGGGLGREYALLAADEGARVVVNDLGGARDGSGSGQAMADTVVDEIRQLGGTALANYDNIATEDGAQSLVDAAVAEFGTVDGIVNNAGILRDGAFHKMSAENWDAVLKVHLYGGYYVTRAAWPHLREKKFGRIVMATSTSGLFGNFGQANYGAAKLGLVGLINTLAIEGAKYGILANAVAPMAATRMTTDIAPPELLEKLPAAQVAPVVGYLLSEQCTDTASVYVVGGGNVQRVAQFQNKGVTFSQTPTVDELTARWSEISDLSNVELGRNPLG; encoded by the coding sequence ATGGCAGGGCTTGACGGCAGGGTAGTGATCATCACGGGTGCGGGCGGCGGTCTGGGACGCGAGTACGCATTGCTCGCCGCCGACGAGGGCGCCCGAGTGGTGGTCAACGACCTCGGGGGCGCGCGCGACGGGTCCGGATCCGGCCAAGCCATGGCAGACACCGTCGTCGACGAGATTCGCCAGCTCGGCGGAACCGCCTTGGCCAACTACGACAACATCGCGACCGAGGACGGCGCGCAGTCGTTGGTCGACGCGGCGGTGGCCGAGTTCGGAACAGTCGACGGCATTGTCAACAACGCGGGCATCCTGCGCGACGGCGCGTTCCACAAGATGAGCGCGGAGAACTGGGATGCGGTCCTCAAAGTCCATCTCTACGGCGGGTATTACGTCACCCGGGCGGCCTGGCCGCACCTGCGTGAAAAGAAGTTCGGCCGGATCGTGATGGCCACCTCCACGAGCGGTCTGTTCGGCAACTTCGGCCAAGCCAACTACGGGGCGGCGAAGCTCGGCCTGGTCGGGTTGATCAACACCCTGGCCATCGAAGGCGCCAAGTACGGAATCCTGGCGAATGCCGTTGCGCCGATGGCAGCGACCCGGATGACCACCGATATCGCCCCGCCCGAGCTGCTCGAGAAGCTGCCCGCGGCCCAGGTGGCGCCCGTGGTCGGCTACCTGCTGAGTGAACAGTGCACCGACACGGCCAGCGTGTACGTCGTCGGTGGCGGAAACGTCCAGCGCGTCGCCCAGTTCCAGAACAAGGGCGTGACGTTCTCGCAGACGCCGACCGTCGACGAACTCACCGCACGCTGGTCGGAGATCTCGGATCTGTCGAATGTCGAGTTGGGCCGCAATCCGCTCGGCTGA
- a CDS encoding cytochrome c oxidase subunit 3 yields the protein MTPSELDADTTLPEFLGGAADAGPLRVSRTPEDSPAGHIPGEAGLWIFLLGDMTLFAAILLVFLWDRRSQPEVFTESAHQLLQPIGAVNTLVLLLSSYLVVRALAAHRGGDHALARRLVSGAIGCAATFGALKAVEYTSEISAGHTPVSGTFFTFYFILTGLHLLHVVVGSALLLVWRSALGRQRPWSTAQGLSEGIACYWHMVDLLWIAIFAIVYLVSAE from the coding sequence ATGACACCTTCCGAGCTGGACGCCGATACCACACTGCCCGAGTTCCTCGGCGGCGCGGCCGATGCCGGACCGTTGAGAGTGTCTAGGACACCTGAGGATTCGCCGGCCGGCCACATTCCCGGCGAGGCCGGGTTGTGGATCTTCCTGCTCGGGGACATGACGCTGTTTGCGGCGATACTGCTGGTGTTCCTCTGGGATCGACGATCGCAGCCGGAGGTCTTCACCGAGTCGGCGCACCAACTACTTCAGCCGATCGGCGCGGTCAATACGCTTGTCCTGCTGCTGAGCTCGTATCTGGTGGTGCGTGCGCTGGCTGCTCATCGCGGCGGCGATCATGCCCTGGCCCGGCGTTTGGTCAGCGGCGCCATCGGCTGCGCCGCGACGTTCGGCGCCCTCAAGGCGGTCGAATACACCAGCGAGATCTCCGCCGGTCACACGCCGGTATCGGGAACCTTCTTCACCTTCTACTTCATCCTCACCGGCCTGCACCTGCTCCATGTCGTGGTCGGTTCGGCACTCCTGCTGGTATGGCGAAGCGCGCTCGGCCGCCAGCGTCCTTGGTCGACGGCACAGGGGCTCAGCGAGGGGATCGCGTGTTACTGGCACATGGTCGATCTGCTGTGGATCGCGATCTTCGCGATCGTCTACCTGGTGAGCGCAGAGTGA
- a CDS encoding cytochrome C oxidase subunit IV family protein: MRASMPSRVTGVFAGLVLATCLTWWLGSGSSVLGGGFEVAATLTILIAFVKIFFIGSDFMELRAAPAILKAVFSIWVVVVAAAAVTLVVI; the protein is encoded by the coding sequence GTGAGGGCCAGCATGCCGTCGCGGGTCACCGGAGTCTTCGCCGGCTTGGTCCTCGCGACCTGCCTCACCTGGTGGCTCGGCAGCGGATCGTCAGTGCTGGGTGGCGGTTTCGAGGTTGCCGCGACGCTGACCATTCTGATCGCCTTCGTGAAGATCTTCTTCATCGGTTCCGATTTCATGGAGCTGCGCGCCGCTCCCGCCATCTTGAAAGCGGTCTTCTCCATCTGGGTTGTCGTGGTCGCCGCAGCGGCAGTCACATTGGTCGTCATCTGA
- a CDS encoding HpcH/HpaI aldolase/citrate lyase family protein — protein MSNDTDAFTLARTLLFVPGDRPGRFDKAVASGADGVILDLEDAVAASNKDDARSRVVQWLTGGPAAVVRINAVETPWFADDLAALRGCGCTIMLPKASADGIEAVGAVLGEQTPVIALVETAAGVLAAASICAVPHVIRVAFGSIDFSTELGVAAQDREALLHARSVLVLASVAAGLAPPLDGVTTDLTSGEPARADAAYASRLGFTGKMCIHPTQVEPVNSAFEPDLAQLDWARTVLAGSADGAAKVDGHMVDAPVLERARRLLARSRTA, from the coding sequence ATGAGCAACGATACGGATGCGTTCACCCTCGCGCGCACCCTGCTGTTCGTGCCGGGCGACCGGCCAGGCCGCTTCGACAAGGCCGTGGCATCCGGTGCGGACGGTGTCATCCTGGACCTCGAAGACGCGGTGGCCGCGTCGAACAAGGATGATGCGCGATCGCGGGTCGTCCAATGGCTTACCGGGGGCCCGGCCGCCGTGGTGCGCATCAACGCCGTCGAGACACCATGGTTCGCCGACGATCTGGCGGCGCTGCGGGGCTGCGGCTGCACCATCATGCTTCCGAAGGCGTCGGCTGACGGTATCGAGGCCGTCGGCGCGGTACTCGGTGAACAGACCCCGGTGATTGCGCTCGTCGAGACCGCCGCAGGCGTGCTGGCGGCAGCGTCGATCTGCGCCGTCCCGCACGTGATCCGAGTTGCCTTCGGCAGCATCGACTTCAGCACCGAGCTCGGGGTGGCGGCTCAGGATCGCGAAGCACTTCTGCACGCGCGGTCGGTCCTGGTTCTGGCCTCGGTCGCGGCCGGTCTGGCGCCGCCGCTGGACGGCGTGACGACCGATCTGACAAGCGGTGAGCCCGCACGTGCTGATGCCGCGTACGCCTCGCGGTTGGGCTTCACCGGCAAGATGTGCATCCACCCGACCCAGGTCGAACCCGTCAACTCCGCTTTCGAGCCGGATCTTGCGCAACTTGATTGGGCACGAACGGTTTTGGCGGGCTCTGCGGACGGAGCGGCCAAGGTTGACGGCCATATGGTCGATGCCCCGGTGCTGGAGCGGGCTCGGCGCCTGCTTGCTCGATCGCGAACTGCATAG
- a CDS encoding acyl-CoA dehydrogenase family protein, with translation MKRTLYDADHEAYRETVREFLAREVEPHRDEWDRQHWIDREVFARAAKAGIYALQVGEAYGGAGEADYRYRMIVCEEVARINALSFGLTVSLQDDLVLHYLLDLTTDEQKQRWLPGFASGEIIGALAMTEPGTGSDLRGIRTTAKRDGDNYIINGQKTFISSGIMSDLVVLAARTGNDGGSGDLSLFVVERDTPGFERGRQLEKIGLPAQDTAELFFNNAVVPAKNMLGEEGRGLQYLMSHLPRERLGVSAKAMATTRAIFDITAEYCRQRNAFGKPLTANQHIRFELADMATEIDIAEAYVDKSVLAYNAGELTPTDAAKGKWFISELQKRVIDRCLQLHGGYGYMAEYAVGRAYVDTRIQTIYGGTTEIMKEIIGREIASGN, from the coding sequence ATGAAGCGCACGCTGTACGACGCCGATCACGAGGCCTACCGCGAGACAGTGCGGGAGTTCCTGGCCCGTGAAGTCGAGCCCCACAGGGACGAGTGGGATCGCCAGCACTGGATCGACCGCGAGGTCTTCGCCAGGGCCGCCAAGGCGGGGATCTACGCGCTGCAGGTCGGTGAGGCCTACGGCGGTGCCGGGGAGGCGGACTACCGCTACCGGATGATCGTGTGCGAGGAGGTCGCCCGGATCAACGCACTGTCCTTCGGGCTGACGGTCAGCCTGCAAGACGATCTGGTGTTGCACTACCTGCTCGATCTCACCACTGACGAGCAGAAGCAGCGCTGGCTGCCGGGGTTTGCCTCCGGCGAGATCATCGGCGCACTGGCGATGACCGAGCCCGGCACGGGAAGCGATCTGCGGGGTATCCGTACGACCGCCAAGCGCGACGGCGACAACTACATCATCAACGGCCAGAAGACATTCATCTCCAGCGGCATCATGTCCGATCTCGTCGTCCTGGCTGCCCGGACCGGAAACGACGGCGGCTCAGGAGATCTCAGCCTATTCGTGGTCGAGCGGGACACCCCCGGCTTCGAGCGCGGCCGTCAGCTGGAGAAGATCGGGCTGCCCGCGCAGGACACCGCCGAACTGTTCTTCAACAATGCCGTCGTACCGGCGAAGAACATGCTGGGCGAGGAAGGTCGCGGGTTGCAGTACCTCATGAGCCACCTCCCCCGCGAGCGCCTCGGAGTATCGGCGAAGGCGATGGCCACCACCCGAGCGATCTTCGACATCACCGCCGAGTACTGCCGCCAGCGCAACGCCTTCGGCAAGCCACTGACCGCAAATCAGCACATCCGGTTCGAACTCGCCGATATGGCAACCGAGATCGACATCGCGGAGGCATACGTCGACAAGTCGGTACTGGCCTATAACGCCGGCGAGTTGACACCAACCGATGCAGCCAAAGGCAAGTGGTTCATCAGCGAACTTCAGAAGCGCGTGATCGACCGGTGCCTGCAGCTGCACGGCGGATACGGTTACATGGCCGAATACGCGGTGGGCCGCGCCTACGTCGATACTCGGATCCAGACGATCTACGGCGGCACGACCGAGATCATGAAAGAGATCATCGGGCGCGAGATCGCCTCAGGTAACTAG
- a CDS encoding acetyl-CoA C-acetyltransferase, with protein sequence MPEAFIVDAVRTAVGKRNGGFAAEHPADMAAHVIKTVVGRHDVDPAAIDDVILGCLDNIGAQAGDIARTAALAAGLPESVPGVTIDRQCGSAQQAVHFAAQAVMSGTSDLIVAGGVQKMSQYPILSAFGAGEPFGSTDPWTGCRGWQERFGDQEISQFRGAEMIASHWNLSREDNERFALESHQRALAAIANGYFEREISPYAGISVDEGPRANTSMEKMATLATLTEDGVLTAAVASQISDGAAALLIASQDAVDRFGLTPRARVHHMSVRGADPVMMLSAPIPATQHALKRAGMSIDDIDAVEINEAFAPVVLAWIAELGADPKRVNPNGGAIALGHPIGCTGARLMTSLLHELERTGGRYGLQTMCEGGGQANVTIIERL encoded by the coding sequence ATGCCTGAAGCCTTCATCGTTGATGCCGTCCGCACCGCCGTCGGCAAGAGAAACGGCGGATTCGCCGCCGAACACCCCGCCGACATGGCGGCACATGTCATCAAGACGGTCGTCGGCCGCCATGATGTCGACCCCGCCGCGATCGACGACGTCATCCTCGGCTGTCTGGACAACATCGGCGCCCAGGCCGGTGACATCGCCCGGACCGCCGCCCTCGCAGCCGGCCTGCCGGAGTCCGTGCCCGGCGTCACGATCGATCGGCAGTGCGGATCGGCCCAACAAGCCGTGCACTTCGCCGCCCAGGCCGTCATGAGCGGCACCTCGGATCTCATCGTGGCCGGCGGTGTTCAGAAGATGAGCCAGTACCCCATCCTGAGCGCCTTCGGCGCCGGCGAGCCGTTCGGCAGCACCGACCCGTGGACCGGATGCCGGGGTTGGCAGGAGCGTTTCGGCGACCAGGAGATCTCGCAGTTCCGTGGTGCCGAGATGATCGCCAGCCATTGGAACCTGAGCCGTGAGGACAACGAGCGCTTCGCACTGGAAAGCCATCAGCGAGCGCTCGCCGCCATTGCCAACGGCTACTTCGAACGCGAAATCTCCCCGTATGCCGGCATTTCCGTCGACGAGGGCCCACGCGCCAACACCTCGATGGAGAAGATGGCCACCCTGGCCACCCTGACCGAAGACGGTGTGCTGACCGCTGCCGTCGCCAGCCAGATCTCCGACGGCGCTGCCGCGCTGTTGATCGCCTCGCAAGATGCCGTCGATCGCTTCGGCCTCACACCCCGTGCCCGCGTCCACCACATGTCGGTACGCGGCGCCGATCCGGTGATGATGTTGTCCGCACCGATCCCCGCGACCCAGCACGCCCTCAAGCGGGCCGGTATGTCGATCGACGACATCGACGCCGTCGAGATCAACGAGGCATTCGCGCCTGTCGTGTTGGCGTGGATCGCCGAACTGGGTGCTGACCCCAAGCGGGTCAACCCCAACGGCGGTGCGATCGCCCTCGGACACCCGATCGGGTGCACCGGCGCCCGGCTCATGACCTCGCTGCTGCACGAGCTCGAGCGCACCGGCGGCCGGTACGGCCTGCAGACCATGTGTGAGGGCGGCGGACAGGCCAACGTGACGATCATCGAACGGCTCTGA
- a CDS encoding TetR/AcrR family transcriptional regulator has protein sequence MARRRRESEAGAAAGDRKYARTRRRILDATAQLLSEKGYSGTRLSDVAQQAGIQAPAIYYYFASRDDLIEEVMACGLADMREHLVSTLDALRPGTAAIDRILAAAEAHLRHELEISYYTTASIRNHGQIPERLRIRADEAGAQYGAIWRQLLDEAAGAGALRADLDLRITQMLVMGALNWAAEWWDPGRTPLDALVETAQKLIKHALLPERQGDGAPAASG, from the coding sequence ATGGCACGTAGACGGCGCGAATCGGAGGCCGGGGCAGCTGCGGGCGATAGGAAGTACGCCCGCACCCGACGTAGGATCCTCGACGCCACCGCCCAGCTCCTCAGTGAAAAGGGCTACAGCGGAACCCGACTGTCAGATGTAGCCCAGCAGGCCGGGATACAGGCCCCTGCGATCTACTACTACTTTGCCTCACGCGACGACCTCATCGAAGAAGTCATGGCATGCGGCCTGGCCGATATGCGGGAGCATCTCGTATCCACGCTGGACGCGCTGCGACCCGGCACCGCAGCCATCGACAGGATCCTGGCCGCGGCGGAGGCTCATCTGCGCCATGAGCTGGAAATCTCCTATTACACAACAGCTTCGATCCGCAACCACGGTCAGATTCCTGAGCGGCTACGGATTCGCGCCGACGAAGCCGGCGCCCAGTACGGCGCCATCTGGCGCCAACTTCTCGATGAGGCGGCGGGCGCGGGAGCGTTGCGCGCCGACCTCGACCTCCGCATCACTCAGATGCTGGTGATGGGCGCCCTCAACTGGGCCGCCGAGTGGTGGGACCCGGGTCGGACGCCCCTGGACGCCCTCGTCGAGACTGCGCAGAAGTTGATCAAACACGCACTGTTGCCTGAGCGCCAGGGGGACGGTGCGCCCGCCGCCAGCGGTTGA
- a CDS encoding SDR family NAD(P)-dependent oxidoreductase — protein MDLGLSNARVVVTGGASNIGRGIVHQFAGEGSRIIISDIDQAQAEKVRAEALERGAAAVELAIADLTTPDGADQAIGRAVDTWGGIDVLVNNAGWSVPGFIATDTDRDKWQRTVEVNFFSAVSATQAALGPMKDAGGGSIVFIASDAAFGQIRQGIYGASKAAMVALARTTAREHGRHGIRSNIVCPGLVMPDGPDAVGASSLWSVGSDEVFNPKQIDFMLKDTPTRRLTTADDVGRAVLWFSSPVAARQVTGQLISVSGGYTMP, from the coding sequence ATGGACCTGGGACTAAGCAATGCCCGCGTCGTCGTCACCGGCGGCGCGTCGAACATCGGACGCGGGATCGTGCACCAGTTCGCCGGCGAGGGATCGCGAATCATCATCAGCGACATCGATCAAGCCCAAGCCGAAAAGGTGCGGGCCGAGGCACTCGAGCGGGGCGCCGCAGCCGTCGAGCTGGCGATCGCCGACCTCACCACCCCCGACGGGGCAGATCAGGCGATCGGCCGGGCCGTCGACACGTGGGGCGGAATCGACGTTCTGGTGAACAACGCCGGGTGGTCCGTACCCGGCTTCATCGCTACCGACACCGACCGTGACAAGTGGCAACGCACCGTCGAGGTCAACTTCTTCTCGGCGGTGTCCGCCACCCAGGCAGCTCTCGGCCCGATGAAGGATGCGGGCGGCGGATCCATTGTGTTCATCGCCAGTGACGCAGCATTCGGCCAGATCCGCCAGGGGATCTACGGTGCATCGAAGGCCGCGATGGTGGCGCTTGCCCGAACGACCGCCCGCGAGCACGGCCGCCACGGCATCCGTTCCAATATCGTCTGCCCCGGCCTCGTCATGCCCGACGGTCCCGATGCCGTTGGTGCAAGCAGTCTTTGGTCCGTCGGTTCGGATGAGGTGTTCAATCCCAAGCAGATCGACTTCATGCTCAAGGACACGCCGACCCGACGGCTGACGACCGCGGATGACGTTGGCCGCGCGGTGCTGTGGTTTTCCTCCCCCGTGGCCGCCCGCCAGGTGACCGGTCAGCTGATCTCGGTCAGCGGTGGGTACACCATGCCGTGA
- a CDS encoding ferredoxin, with product MKVVVDFTKCTGLGICESMAPEFFEVNDDGDLVLLKDAISDDELQSVEEAVSGCPTEALRIER from the coding sequence ATGAAGGTCGTCGTGGATTTCACCAAGTGCACGGGTCTGGGTATCTGCGAGTCCATGGCCCCAGAGTTCTTCGAGGTGAACGACGACGGTGACCTCGTCCTGCTGAAAGACGCCATCTCTGACGATGAGTTGCAGTCCGTCGAGGAGGCTGTCTCGGGTTGCCCGACCGAAGCCCTTCGAATCGAACGCTGA